One Odontesthes bonariensis isolate fOdoBon6 chromosome 17, fOdoBon6.hap1, whole genome shotgun sequence genomic window carries:
- the clmna gene encoding uncharacterized protein clmna isoform X1 — protein sequence MAARDRDGWFEREEFIGQISDMRVQNLQVEREVVQKRTFTRWMNLHLEKCDPPIQVHDLFQDIQDGHILMALLEELSACRLLHGFKKSSHRIFRLNNIAKVLSFLEERNVKLVSIDAADVADGNPSIILGLIWNIILFFQIKELTGNIRSQFPSSSSLSSIPNSSDSDTSHSSTPSEERPSTAAAMRENSKAIKKLLQWIQKRTRKYGVAVQDFGKSWTSGLAFLAVIKSIDSSLVDMRKALLRSPRENLEEAFRIAHYSLGIPRLLEPEDVTISTPDEQSIIMYVSQFLEHFPGVEEPEESCQLIERSVSMGRLNFRDRDSDHMRNGARGDRLRGRSSMFQKEQPPPKILISSVSEDRGFLLPRYRAAAARSWSSEDFLSDSAHMDHVSGSVNASERSGIIESGTTESRTTESGIIESGIIESGTTESRTTESGIIESGIIESGTTECRTIESGTTESGIIESGTTESGTTESGTTESRTTESGIIESETTESGITESGTTESGTTESGIIESGTTESGIIESGTIESGTTESRTTESGTTESGTTESGIIESGIIESGTTESGIIESGTTESGIIESGIIESGTTESVIGDSAIHSPDSWMESEPMPERFCESRSDGSLCDGEAWEVYRASPVDVTPLDEGFNSSLEDRGPDEQTGSYVEEEMCSLEGIQSERHNQDLGNQNQDLGTEPGPDLRERNNPTEMDSQQKDKKPTEPEPSSALCETEVLICSGAEDLDSDQPNQVQSGPSTAVQPPDEEDGAETERDGLRKNSESQKPADDPHQGSDGHQDRPADAGPDKETGNTQQNSLDPVRTQQNSLDPVSLDPVWTQQNSLDPVRTQQTSLDPVRTQQNSLDPVGTQQNSLHPVRTQQNSLDQQNSLDPVSLDPVRTRQNSLDPVGTQQNSLDPVGTRQNSLDQQNSLDPVSLDPVRTRQNSLDPVGTRQNSLDQQNSLDPDTLKLNGQVAECSEPKSGPRTLDLFYSDFDGSSSTEDLGDAVEPMDLFYPDKEEPRLTEPPDPDVQRWPSVLSVSALQPAPASEDQEPDLQEDFRDGEDLVEDQENMKVIRQTDQDPEDPAASQEQCVMCGVPIGGLQGGEDAGGGSESESRDSGSSSRADEIQIPPVLRHRKGARLAESKDRQRAAPRKAQKAQHDDFWFGENWELYLLLLLWLLLYSFWLLPQIDPKTLPSLLLNLDR from the exons ATGGCCGCACGCGACCGGGACGGCTGGTTCGAGCGCGAGGAATTCATCGGACAGATCAGCGACATGCGCGTGCAGAACCTGCAAG tTGAAAGAGAAGTGGTTCAGAAGAGGACTTTCACCCGATGGATGAACCTCCACCTGGAAAAG TGTGACCCTCCCATCCAGGTCCACGACCTGTTCCAGGACATCCAGGATGGGCACATCCTCATGGCTCTGCTGGAGGAGCTCTCCGCCTGCAGACTG CTCCACGGCTTCAAGAAGTCATCTCATCGTATTTTCAGACTCAACAACATTGCCAAGGTCCTGAGCTTCCTGGAGGAGAGAAAC gtgAAACTGGTCAGCATCGATGCAGCCGATGTCGCTGATGGGAACCCGTCCATCATCCTCGGACTCATCTGGAACATCATCCTCTTCTTCCAG ATCAAAGAACTGACCGGGAACATCCGGAGCCAGTTCCCGTCCTCCTCCAGCCTGTCGTCCATCCCCAACAGCTCAGACTCCGACACGTCCCACAGCAGCACGCCATCGGAGGAGCGGCCGTCCACGGCTGCCGCCATGAGGGAGAACAGCAAGGCTAtcaagaagctgctgcagtgGATCCAGAAGAGAACTCGCAA gtacggcgtggcGGTGCAGGACTTTGGGAAGAGCTGGACCAGCGGTCTGGCCTTCCTGGCTGTCATCAAGTCCATCGACTCCAGTCTGGTGGACATGAGGAAGGCCCTGCTGAGGAGTCCCAGGGAGAATCTGGAAGAGGCTTTCAGGATAGCTCACTACAGCCTGGGCATCCCACGGCTGCTGGAGCCTGAGG ATGTGACCATTAGCACGCCGGACGAGCAGTCCATCATCATGTACGTTTCCCAGTTCCTGGAGCACTTCCCTGGCGTGGAGGAG CCGGAGGAGTCCTGCCAGCTCATCGAACGCAGCGTTTCCATGGGCCGACTCAACTTCCGCGACAGGGACTCGGACCACATGAGGAACGGCGCCCGCGGTGACCGGCTGAGGGGGCGGTCCTCCATGTTCCAGAAGGAGCAGCCGCCGCCAAAGATCCTGATCTCCTCCGTGTCCGAGGACAGaggcttcctgctgccacgctaCAGGGCGGCTGCTGCTCGCTCCTGGTCCAGTGAGGACTTTCTCTCAGACTCCGCCCACATGGACCACGTCTCCGGCAGCGTAAACGCCTCAGAGCGGTCTGGAATCATAGAGTCTGGAACCACAGAGTCTAGAACCACAGAGTCTGGAATCATAGAGTCTGGAATCATAGAGTCTGGAACCACAGAGTCTAGAACCACAGAGTCTGGAATCATAGAGTCTGGAATCATAGAGTCTGGAACCACAGAGTGTAGAACCATAGAGTCTGGAACCACAGAGTCTGGAATCATAGAGTCTGGAACCACAGAGTCTGGAACCACAGAGTCTGGAACCACAGAGTCTAGAACCACAGAGTCTGGAATCATAGAGTCTGAAACCACAGAGTCTGGAATCACAGAGTCTGGAACCACAGAGTCTGGAACCACAGAGTCTGGAATCATAGAGTCTGGAACCACAGAGTCTGGAATCATAGAGTCTGGAACCATAGAGTCTGGAACCACAGAGTCTAGAACCACAGAGTCTGGAACCACAGAGTCTGGAACCACAGAGTCTGGAATCATAGAGTCTGGAATCATAGAGTCTGGAACCACAGAGTCTGGAATCATAGAGTCTGGAACCACAGAGTCTGGAATCATAGAGTCTGGAATCATAGAGTCTGGAACCACAGAGTCGGTCATCGGTGACTCTGCCATCCACTCGCCGGACTCCTGGATGGAGAGCGAGCCGATGCCGGAGCGGTTCTGTGAGAGTCGCAGCGATGGTTCTCTGTGCGACGGCGAGGCCTGGGAGGTGTACCGGGCCTCGCCGGTGGACGTGACCCCGCTCGATGAAGGGTTCAACTCTTCCTTAGAGGACCGCGGTCCTGACGAGCAGACCGGGTCTTACGTAGAAGAAGAGATGTGCTCGCTGGAGGGAATccagtctgagagacacaaccAGGACCTGGgtaaccagaaccaggacctggGAACAGAACCAGGACCTGATCTAAGAGAGAGGAACAACCCAACAGAGATGGACTCCCAGCAGAAGGACAAAAAGcccacagaaccagaaccttcTTCTGCACTCTGTGAGACGGAGGTTCTGATTTGCTCCGGAGCTGAAGATCTGGACTCTGATCAGCCGAACCAGGTCCAATCGGGCCCTTCCACAGCTGTACAACCGCCTGATGAAGAAGATGGTGCTGAAACGGAGCGGGACGGACTGAGAAAGAACTCTGAGAGCCAGAAACCGGCTGATGATCCTCATCAGGGTTCTGATGGACATCAGGACCGACCCGCTGATGCCGGTCCTGACAAAGAGACAGGAAACACCCAGCAGAACTCCCTGGATCCAgtcagaacccagcagaactcCCTGGATCCAGTCTCTCTGGATCCAGTATGGACCCAGCAGAACTCCCTGGATCCAGTCAGGACCCAGCAGACCTCCCTGGATCCAGTCAGGACCCAGCAGAACTCCCTGGATCCAGTCGGCACCCAGCAGAACTCCCTGCATCCAGTCAGGACCCAGCAGAACTCTCTGGATCAGCAGAACTCTCTGGATCCAGTCTCCCTGGATCCAGTCAGGACCCGACAGAACTCCCTGGATCCAGTCGGCACCCAGCAGAACTCTCTGGATCCAGTCGGCACCCGGCAGAACTCTCTGGATCAGCAGAACTCTCTGGATCCAGTCTCCCTGGATCCAGTCAGGACCCGACAGAACTCTCTGGATCCAGTCGGCACCCGGCAGAACTCTCTGGATCAGCAGAACTCTCTGGATCCAGACACCTTGAAACTGAACGGTCAGGTTGCGGAGTGTTCTGAACCCAAGTCTGGACCCAGGACCCTGGACCTGTTTTACTCAGACTTTGATGGAAGTTCTTCCACAGAGGATCTGGGTGACGCGGTGGAACCGATGGATCTGTTCTACCCCGACAAAGAGGAGCCCAGGCTCACGGAGCCTCCTGACCCCGACGTGCAGAGGTGGCCTTCGGTTCTGAGCGTCTCTGCGCTCCAGCCGGCGCCGGCCTCAGAGGACCAAGAACCGGACCTACAGGAGGACTTCAGGGATGGAGAGGACCTGGTGGAGGATCAGGAGAACATGAAG GTGATCAGGCAGACCGACCAGGACCCTGAGGACCCTGCTGCCTCCCAGGAGCAGTGTGTGATGTGTGGGGTGCCCATCGGGGGACTGCAGGGCGGTGAAGATGCTGGAGGAGGCTCAGAGTCTGAGAG CAGGGACTCAGGAAGTTCCAGCAGAGCAGATGAGATCCAGATCCCTCCGGTTCTCCGGCACAGGAAGGGCGCTCGCCTGGCTGAGTCCAAG GACCGTCAGAGAGCGGCGCCCAGAAAGGCTCAAAAGGCTCAGCACGATGACTTCTG GTTTGGGGAGAACTGGGAGCtctacctgctgctgctgctctggctGCTGCTTTACTCCTTCTGGCTGCTGCCTCAGATCGACCCGAAGACGCTGCCCAGCCTGCTGCTCAACCTGGACCGCTGA
- the clmna gene encoding uncharacterized protein clmna isoform X2, translating to MAARDRDGWFEREEFIGQISDMRVQNLQVEREVVQKRTFTRWMNLHLEKCDPPIQVHDLFQDIQDGHILMALLEELSACRLLHGFKKSSHRIFRLNNIAKVLSFLEERNVKLVSIDAADVADGNPSIILGLIWNIILFFQIKELTGNIRSQFPSSSSLSSIPNSSDSDTSHSSTPSEERPSTAAAMRENSKAIKKLLQWIQKRTRKYGVAVQDFGKSWTSGLAFLAVIKSIDSSLVDMRKALLRSPRENLEEAFRIAHYSLGIPRLLEPEDVTISTPDEQSIIMYVSQFLEHFPGVEEPEESCQLIERSVSMGRLNFRDRDSDHMRNGARGDRLRGRSSMFQKEQPPPKILISSVSEDRGFLLPRYRAAAARSWSSEDFLSDSAHMDHVSGSVNASERSGIIESGTTESRTTESGIIESGIIESGTTESRTTESGIIESGIIESGTTECRTIESGTTESGIIESGTTESGTTESGTTESRTTESGIIESETTESGITESGTTESGTTESGIIESGTTESGIIESGTIESGTTESRTTESGTTESGTTESGIIESGIIESGTTESGIIESGTTESGIIESGIIESGTTESVIGDSAIHSPDSWMESEPMPERFCESRSDGSLCDGEAWEVYRASPVDVTPLDEGFNSSLEDRGPDEQTGSYVEEEMCSLEGIQSERHNQDLGNQNQDLGTEPGPDLRERNNPTEMDSQQKDKKPTEPEPSSALCETEVLICSGAEDLDSDQPNQVQSGPSTAVQPPDEEDGAETERDGLRKNSESQKPADDPHQGSDGHQDRPADAGPDKETGNTQQNSLDPVRTQQNSLDPVSLDPVWTQQNSLDPVRTQQTSLDPVRTQQNSLDPVGTQQNSLHPVRTQQNSLDQQNSLDPVSLDPVRTRQNSLDPVGTQQNSLDPVGTRQNSLDQQNSLDPVSLDPVRTRQNSLDPVGTRQNSLDQQNSLDPDTLKLNGQVAECSEPKSGPRTLDLFYSDFDGSSSTEDLGDAVEPMDLFYPDKEEPRLTEPPDPDVQRWPSVLSVSALQPAPASEDQEPDLQEDFRDGEDLVEDQENMKVIRQTDQDPEDPAASQEQCVMCGVPIGGLQGGEDAGGGSESERDSGSSSRADEIQIPPVLRHRKGARLAESKDRQRAAPRKAQKAQHDDFWFGENWELYLLLLLWLLLYSFWLLPQIDPKTLPSLLLNLDR from the exons ATGGCCGCACGCGACCGGGACGGCTGGTTCGAGCGCGAGGAATTCATCGGACAGATCAGCGACATGCGCGTGCAGAACCTGCAAG tTGAAAGAGAAGTGGTTCAGAAGAGGACTTTCACCCGATGGATGAACCTCCACCTGGAAAAG TGTGACCCTCCCATCCAGGTCCACGACCTGTTCCAGGACATCCAGGATGGGCACATCCTCATGGCTCTGCTGGAGGAGCTCTCCGCCTGCAGACTG CTCCACGGCTTCAAGAAGTCATCTCATCGTATTTTCAGACTCAACAACATTGCCAAGGTCCTGAGCTTCCTGGAGGAGAGAAAC gtgAAACTGGTCAGCATCGATGCAGCCGATGTCGCTGATGGGAACCCGTCCATCATCCTCGGACTCATCTGGAACATCATCCTCTTCTTCCAG ATCAAAGAACTGACCGGGAACATCCGGAGCCAGTTCCCGTCCTCCTCCAGCCTGTCGTCCATCCCCAACAGCTCAGACTCCGACACGTCCCACAGCAGCACGCCATCGGAGGAGCGGCCGTCCACGGCTGCCGCCATGAGGGAGAACAGCAAGGCTAtcaagaagctgctgcagtgGATCCAGAAGAGAACTCGCAA gtacggcgtggcGGTGCAGGACTTTGGGAAGAGCTGGACCAGCGGTCTGGCCTTCCTGGCTGTCATCAAGTCCATCGACTCCAGTCTGGTGGACATGAGGAAGGCCCTGCTGAGGAGTCCCAGGGAGAATCTGGAAGAGGCTTTCAGGATAGCTCACTACAGCCTGGGCATCCCACGGCTGCTGGAGCCTGAGG ATGTGACCATTAGCACGCCGGACGAGCAGTCCATCATCATGTACGTTTCCCAGTTCCTGGAGCACTTCCCTGGCGTGGAGGAG CCGGAGGAGTCCTGCCAGCTCATCGAACGCAGCGTTTCCATGGGCCGACTCAACTTCCGCGACAGGGACTCGGACCACATGAGGAACGGCGCCCGCGGTGACCGGCTGAGGGGGCGGTCCTCCATGTTCCAGAAGGAGCAGCCGCCGCCAAAGATCCTGATCTCCTCCGTGTCCGAGGACAGaggcttcctgctgccacgctaCAGGGCGGCTGCTGCTCGCTCCTGGTCCAGTGAGGACTTTCTCTCAGACTCCGCCCACATGGACCACGTCTCCGGCAGCGTAAACGCCTCAGAGCGGTCTGGAATCATAGAGTCTGGAACCACAGAGTCTAGAACCACAGAGTCTGGAATCATAGAGTCTGGAATCATAGAGTCTGGAACCACAGAGTCTAGAACCACAGAGTCTGGAATCATAGAGTCTGGAATCATAGAGTCTGGAACCACAGAGTGTAGAACCATAGAGTCTGGAACCACAGAGTCTGGAATCATAGAGTCTGGAACCACAGAGTCTGGAACCACAGAGTCTGGAACCACAGAGTCTAGAACCACAGAGTCTGGAATCATAGAGTCTGAAACCACAGAGTCTGGAATCACAGAGTCTGGAACCACAGAGTCTGGAACCACAGAGTCTGGAATCATAGAGTCTGGAACCACAGAGTCTGGAATCATAGAGTCTGGAACCATAGAGTCTGGAACCACAGAGTCTAGAACCACAGAGTCTGGAACCACAGAGTCTGGAACCACAGAGTCTGGAATCATAGAGTCTGGAATCATAGAGTCTGGAACCACAGAGTCTGGAATCATAGAGTCTGGAACCACAGAGTCTGGAATCATAGAGTCTGGAATCATAGAGTCTGGAACCACAGAGTCGGTCATCGGTGACTCTGCCATCCACTCGCCGGACTCCTGGATGGAGAGCGAGCCGATGCCGGAGCGGTTCTGTGAGAGTCGCAGCGATGGTTCTCTGTGCGACGGCGAGGCCTGGGAGGTGTACCGGGCCTCGCCGGTGGACGTGACCCCGCTCGATGAAGGGTTCAACTCTTCCTTAGAGGACCGCGGTCCTGACGAGCAGACCGGGTCTTACGTAGAAGAAGAGATGTGCTCGCTGGAGGGAATccagtctgagagacacaaccAGGACCTGGgtaaccagaaccaggacctggGAACAGAACCAGGACCTGATCTAAGAGAGAGGAACAACCCAACAGAGATGGACTCCCAGCAGAAGGACAAAAAGcccacagaaccagaaccttcTTCTGCACTCTGTGAGACGGAGGTTCTGATTTGCTCCGGAGCTGAAGATCTGGACTCTGATCAGCCGAACCAGGTCCAATCGGGCCCTTCCACAGCTGTACAACCGCCTGATGAAGAAGATGGTGCTGAAACGGAGCGGGACGGACTGAGAAAGAACTCTGAGAGCCAGAAACCGGCTGATGATCCTCATCAGGGTTCTGATGGACATCAGGACCGACCCGCTGATGCCGGTCCTGACAAAGAGACAGGAAACACCCAGCAGAACTCCCTGGATCCAgtcagaacccagcagaactcCCTGGATCCAGTCTCTCTGGATCCAGTATGGACCCAGCAGAACTCCCTGGATCCAGTCAGGACCCAGCAGACCTCCCTGGATCCAGTCAGGACCCAGCAGAACTCCCTGGATCCAGTCGGCACCCAGCAGAACTCCCTGCATCCAGTCAGGACCCAGCAGAACTCTCTGGATCAGCAGAACTCTCTGGATCCAGTCTCCCTGGATCCAGTCAGGACCCGACAGAACTCCCTGGATCCAGTCGGCACCCAGCAGAACTCTCTGGATCCAGTCGGCACCCGGCAGAACTCTCTGGATCAGCAGAACTCTCTGGATCCAGTCTCCCTGGATCCAGTCAGGACCCGACAGAACTCTCTGGATCCAGTCGGCACCCGGCAGAACTCTCTGGATCAGCAGAACTCTCTGGATCCAGACACCTTGAAACTGAACGGTCAGGTTGCGGAGTGTTCTGAACCCAAGTCTGGACCCAGGACCCTGGACCTGTTTTACTCAGACTTTGATGGAAGTTCTTCCACAGAGGATCTGGGTGACGCGGTGGAACCGATGGATCTGTTCTACCCCGACAAAGAGGAGCCCAGGCTCACGGAGCCTCCTGACCCCGACGTGCAGAGGTGGCCTTCGGTTCTGAGCGTCTCTGCGCTCCAGCCGGCGCCGGCCTCAGAGGACCAAGAACCGGACCTACAGGAGGACTTCAGGGATGGAGAGGACCTGGTGGAGGATCAGGAGAACATGAAG GTGATCAGGCAGACCGACCAGGACCCTGAGGACCCTGCTGCCTCCCAGGAGCAGTGTGTGATGTGTGGGGTGCCCATCGGGGGACTGCAGGGCGGTGAAGATGCTGGAGGAGGCTCAGAGTCTGAGAG GGACTCAGGAAGTTCCAGCAGAGCAGATGAGATCCAGATCCCTCCGGTTCTCCGGCACAGGAAGGGCGCTCGCCTGGCTGAGTCCAAG GACCGTCAGAGAGCGGCGCCCAGAAAGGCTCAAAAGGCTCAGCACGATGACTTCTG GTTTGGGGAGAACTGGGAGCtctacctgctgctgctgctctggctGCTGCTTTACTCCTTCTGGCTGCTGCCTCAGATCGACCCGAAGACGCTGCCCAGCCTGCTGCTCAACCTGGACCGCTGA